The following proteins are encoded in a genomic region of Anabas testudineus chromosome 13, fAnaTes1.2, whole genome shotgun sequence:
- the nop53 gene encoding ribosome biogenesis protein NOP53 — MAAARRLKRVVASQPGFINLKSTSDAADSISSRRKRVNKNKKKNWHKHSDINDVEEFLEDVRLQERTTGGLLSEKPDDNLFFLDLGQPKKAEQKAPEPVEEKKRRKKVSRPLRIDLILQHDSLVPPPKDVLAHQQPNAKKLRRIAQKAEQLAAKGVVPRRQKQLLRRQAVVRTAKKAVTEANNNPDREYYDIWGQETKSPGDPWFLQQTGKKRVKRPEKLNEKPSVLPAVEVIAPGGSYNPDFFSHQALLEKAHEVEVKKQKEEEKIEKQLAVNKEDTATEETTFREQVEGLVEEDEEEEDAETVPNEEEEDVTVGAITQAEKKTEKQRKREKAYKIKEQQRLADRRQTGRQQQLFQLRSIKASIKQDEEKTETKQKLRKAKQEAQKAQPRRLGKLKFQPQDMEVQLSDELAGSLRQLKPEGSVLKDRFKSLQKRNLIEPRERAKFKRRLKVKYVEKRAFREIT; from the exons ATGGCGGCCGCCAGGAGGTTGAAACGCGTGGTGGCTTCACAACCAGGTTTTATCAATTTAAAGTCCACTTCAGACGCCGCAGACTCGATCAGCAGTCGCAGAAAAAGAGTGAAcaagaataagaaaaagaacTGGCATAAACACAGCGACATAAACGATGTAGAGGAGTTTTTAGAGGACGTCAGGCTCCAGGAGAGGACCACAGG GGGTCTGCTGTCTGAGAAGCCAGATGACAACTTGTTTTTCTTGGATCTCGGACAACCGAAGAAAGCTGAACAGAAGG CTCCAGAACCTGttgaggaaaagaagaggagaaagaaagtgtCTCGTCCTCTTAGGATAGACCTGATCCTGCAGCACGACTCCCTTGTCCCACCACCTAAAGA TGTGCTGGCACACCAGCAACCTAATGCCAAGAAACTTAGACGTATTGCCCAGAAGGCAGAACAGCTGGCAGCAAAAGGTGTGGTGCCACggagacagaaacagctgctgaggaGACAAGCGGTTGTCAGGACAGCCAAGAAAGCAGTGACGGAGGCCAACAACAATCCAGACAGAGAGTATTATGACATATGGGGACAAGAGA CCAAAAGTCCAGGTGACCCGTGGTTCCTTCAGCAGACTGGAAAGAAGCGTGTCAAG CGTCCAGAGAAGTTGAATGAGAAGCCGTCTGTGCTTCCTGCTGTAGAGGTGATTGCCCCTGGAGGATCCTACAACCCAGACTTCTTCTCCCATCAG GCCTTGCTGGAGAAGGCCCATGAGGtggaggtaaaaaaacaaaaggaggaagaaaaaatagagaaaCAGCTGGCTGTTAACAAAGAAGACACGGCTACAGAG GAGACGACTTTTAGAGAGCAGGTGGAAGGTCTggtggaggaggatgaggaggaggaagatgcaGAAACGGTTCctaatgaggaagaggaggatgtgacAGTGGGAGCCATCACACAAGCAGAGAAGAAGActgagaaacagaggaagagagagaaagcataCAAAATTAAG GAGCAGCAACGTCTTGCTGACAGACGGCAGACTGGacgacagcagcagcttttccaGCTTCGCTCCATTAAGGCGTCAATCAAACAGGACGAAGAGAAGACCGAGACCAAACAGAAACTACGCAAGGCCAAGCAGGAGGCCCAGAAAGCCCAGCCCAGGCGCCTCGGCAAACTCAA GTTCCAGCCTCAGGACATGGAGGTCCAGCTGAGCGATGAGCTGGCTGGCTCCCTACGACAGCTCAAG CCAGAGGGCAGCGTCCTCAAGGATCGCTTCAAGAGTCTGCAGAAGAGGAACCTGATCGAACCCAGAGAAAGAGCCAA GTTCAAGAGGAGACTCAAAGTGAAGTATGTGGAGAAGAGGGCTTTTAGAGAGATCACTTAA
- the LOC113174830 gene encoding histone H3.3A, translated as MARTKQTARKSTGGKAPRKQLATKAARKSAPSTGGVKKPHRYRPGTVALREIRRYQKSTELLIRKLPFQRLVREIAQDFKTDLRFQSAAIGALQEASEAYLVGLFEDTNLCAIHAKRVTIMPKDIQLARRIRGERA; from the exons ATGGCCCGTACCAAGCAGACTGCCCGTAAGTCCACTGGAGGCAAGGCTCCACGTAAGCAGCTGGCAACAAAGGCTGCTCGTAAAAGTGCCCCATCCACTGGTGGTGTGAAGAAGCCCCATCGCTACAG GCCTGGTACTGTGGCTCTGCGTGAGATCCGTCGTTACCAGAAGTCAACTGAGCTTCTGATTCGCAAGCTGCCCTTCCAGCGCCTGGTGAGAGAAATCGCCCAGGACTTCAAGACTGATCTGCGTTTCCAGAGTGCAGCCATTGGAGCTCTGCAG GAGGCCAGTGAAGCCTACTTGGTGGGTCTGTTTGAGGACACCAACCTGTGCGCTATCCACGCCAAGCGTGTCACTATAATGCCCAAAGACATCCAGCTGGCACGTCGTATCCGTGGGGAGCGTGCTTAA